From one Dermacentor silvarum isolate Dsil-2018 chromosome 3, BIME_Dsil_1.4, whole genome shotgun sequence genomic stretch:
- the LOC119445454 gene encoding 3-oxoacyl-[acyl-carrier-protein] reductase FabG: MARLDGKVTLITGASSGIGQATALHFASLGSWLALSGRRKDALDKVADQCHDKGVPKDKILVAVGDVCKEEDVAAIVNETLKHFGKIDILVNSAGILKNGTTENTPLTVYDEIMNVNLRSIFHMMQVTIPHLKKTKGTIVNVSSVTGLRAFPNVVAYNISKAGLDQLTRTAALELAADGVRVNAVNPGVIVTEVHKRGGMSDAQYAQFLEHCKTTHAMGRVGTADEVARSIAFLASDDSSFITGQTLAIDGGRSIMCPR; this comes from the exons ATGGCAAGACTGGACGGTAAAGTTACTCTCATCACAG GGGCCTCGTCAGGTATTGGGCAGGCGACTGCACTGCACTTTGCATCTCTGGGCAGCTGGCTTGCACTGAGTGGCCGCAGAAAGGATGCCCTGGACAAAGTTGCTGACCAGTGCCACGACAAGGGTGTCCCGAAGGACAAG ATCCTGGTGGCCGTGGGTGATGTCTGTAAGGAAGAAGATGTAGCTGCCATTGTGAACGAAACCCTGAAGCACTTTGGCAAGATTGACATACTC GTGAACAGTGCCGGCATTCTCAAGAATGGCACCACGGAGAACACGCCACTGACAGTCTACGATGAGATAATGAATGTCAACCTCCGCAGCATCTTCCACATGATGCAGGTTACCATCCCGCATCTCAAGAAGACCAAAG GGACCATTGTAAATGTATCAAGTGTCACTGGACTGCGAGCT TTTCCCAATGTCGTTGCCTACAACATAAGCAAGGCAGGCCTGGACCAACTGACTCGCACTGCAGCCCTCG AGCTGGCTGCTGATGGTGTCCGGGTGAACGCTGTGAA CCCAGGTGTCATTGTCACAGAGGTGCACAAGCGAGGTGGCATGAGTGACGCCCAGTATGCACAG TTCCTGGAGCACTGCAAGACGACCCACGCCATGGGTCGTGTGGGCACCGCCGACGAGGTGGCACGTTCCATCGCCTTCTTGGCCTCGGATGACTCCTCATTCATTACAGGCCAGACGCTGGCCATCGATGGAGGACGCAGCATCATGTGCCCGCGATAG